The Aerosakkonema funiforme FACHB-1375 genome contains the following window.
GATCCCCCTCATTGCCAGTCATCCCCAATCATTTTTCTTTGTCGAATGGGTGCAAACAAACCAAGGGCAAAACCCAAAACGATCGCGACGGCAAAACGATTTTCAGGTAGGAGGAAAAGTCCCAGCAATCCCAACAGCGCTGCCACGAAGGACGCTCTTTTAATCCGCTCAATTAACTGACTGTATTTAGGTACTGGTTGCTCTTCCAGCGCTTTTAAAGTAATTTCAGCGCTATCGAGTTCGGCGATAATTGTCTGAATTTGCTTACCCGTCTCCCGTTCGATGCGTGCGATCGCTTCCCGATCTGCTTTGATGGGAGAAACTGACAACCGCAACAGAGATTCTTTTAACGGGATGCTGGATATCATTTCGGGACTATCTTTGCCATTCATTTGTGCTAAAGTTGGGAACGAAGAAAAAGAACAAAACAGATTTCTTGCTTAATTTTTCATTGTTAATTGCTCACTTCGTCGCGAATTTTGATATGCTGAAATACGAAAACTGCGAAGTTTCGATCGCCCCATGCCCGCAGTAAAGGCGTAACTTTGGCTAAGCAACCACAACCACAAGCTAGGAAAGCTTTTTTCTAACCAAGGCTGTTGCTGCGCCAACCAGTTTGGCAACCAACCGCCCAGCAACCAACCGCATAAAGCGCCCAAGGTAAAGTCGAGGTAACTTCCCAACCAACGCAACATATCTTTGACACCTGCTAGTTCCCATATCCACAGCAGCAAAGCTGGATTGATCCTAGCGGCTTTGAGAGCGAGCTTATTAAAAGTCAGCCAGTCTGTCTTATCTTTAATAAATTTCTCCGCCACATCTTTAGGTTCGGCTGCCAAAATACCAAAAAAGGTATTCAACATAGCATTAATTCGCTGCGGTGGCAAGTGCCTTCCGGTAGGAACCATCATGCCTTTAGAAAATAACCAAGTCACGGAAATATTGCTTTGATAAGCGCGAATTTGGTTCAAATGCTTTGCGCTTAAAAGGTCGTGTTTGAGAGCTGTATCCAAAAGATGAGTTAAACGCCCCAGATTGCGAACTAAAGAACCAAAACCGGTGAAGACGAGGGGAGATTGCAGAGAGGCGGCGTCACCGATCGCAATTAATCGATCGAACGCGACAGTGCGATCGCGACTTCCCACGCTAAAATGTCCCGGTATATAACCGAACGTCGGCTTTTTCCAAACCAACTTATCCATATCGCAGCGGCGATACTCCGGTAATATGGTGAAAAAGTCTTCGTACATCTCCAACAACGAACCGGGATTTTTGGCATTCACCTCATGATAGTGAAACAAATAAATGGTGAGATCGTCGCCTTCCGCTGGAAATAATTCCCAAATTAACTGACGCCCTCGCGAAATATCCCCGTGACTGTAAAGCACATCGCCATAGTCTGCATCCCACACACCCGGCTCAAATCCGCTCAATACAGCTCCTACCGTAGGACAAACGCTGTCAAAAGCGCGACCGCCGTTGAGCTGCCAAGCTATGGGTGAAGCAGTTCCCATCGCATCCACTAGCAGACGCCCGCTGGCTTGTTTCTCAGTCCCTGTCGGTAAGTGTTTCACAGACACGACAACTTGCTTCTCTGCGATATCTGCCCTGATAAACTCAGTTTCATCCCAAATATCACCCCCAGCCGCTCTTAACTTTTCTCCACACACCCGCAGCAGTTTTTCCGCATCCAAACCGACATTTAATACTGTTGGCGTATGCAGTACGGGCGCTTTTAAGTGCGGGGGATTGTTAGCGTCGAAGAATTTGCTGAAACCGTCAACATACTCCCGCGCAATTAAATTTTCAAACTCCGCTTGCGTAAATAAACCCAAATCGATCGCAGTTTGAAACTCATTGCGAGAAATATTCCATTCCCGATTCATCCGTCCAAAAGGCAACCGTTCCAGCAGCAGCACCCGGTAGCCCAATTGCGCCATCACCGCCGCATGAATAACTCCCAAAGCTCCACCCACATAAATCAGATCGTAAGTTGGTGAAGAAGAAGCATTCTCCCCCTCTCCCGCTCTCCCGCTCTGGGAAAACACAACTTGCTTTGGCTGCTGGGGATTGCGAACGCCTTCGCGCCAACGTTGCTCCCACCAGTAAACGCGGTTAAGATCGTATTCCCCGTTAGGCATTTTTTGGAAATAGCGAACTGTTTGGGGGTAATAGGGGGCTAGCACATCAAAAATCGATCGCTCAGACAGATCGATCGCTGGTGGTTCTGGATATTTGTGCGGAAACTCGATTTCGATCTGTGTAATTAGCCGTTGCAAGATTTGCTTTTCTCTGGGGACTGGCTTATTTGCCCACCGGAAGACCTTTAAATACGTCGTTCGCTGCACCGACCAGACGAAAGCGCAAAGCTCAGAGGTTTCTGGAATTGTTGTAACATAGCTTGTAGTATTTGGAAATCTGAGGCGAAAGCCATCGGGGGCGGACGCTTTTTCGCCCCAGCCTGGGTCAAATACGTCTTGTAACCAAGCACGGACGGCTGTCGTATCCGGGGTGGGAACTTCCAAGTATAGAATTTCTTTCATTTTGGAGATAAGTGTGTTGGTTAAGTACTTAAAAAGATGGAGTTGACAAAGGCTGAAAATACGGTAAACTTCCGGATACTCAACAATGTCTTAAAAAACTTTACAATTTTCTCATTTTTCTGAAGCTAGTATATACCTCTGTAAATTCGCCATGAATTATGCCATTCCAGCCAG
Protein-coding sequences here:
- a CDS encoding NAD(P)/FAD-dependent oxidoreductase — encoded protein: MKEILYLEVPTPDTTAVRAWLQDVFDPGWGEKASAPDGFRLRFPNTTSYVTTIPETSELCAFVWSVQRTTYLKVFRWANKPVPREKQILQRLITQIEIEFPHKYPEPPAIDLSERSIFDVLAPYYPQTVRYFQKMPNGEYDLNRVYWWEQRWREGVRNPQQPKQVVFSQSGRAGEGENASSSPTYDLIYVGGALGVIHAAVMAQLGYRVLLLERLPFGRMNREWNISRNEFQTAIDLGLFTQAEFENLIAREYVDGFSKFFDANNPPHLKAPVLHTPTVLNVGLDAEKLLRVCGEKLRAAGGDIWDETEFIRADIAEKQVVVSVKHLPTGTEKQASGRLLVDAMGTASPIAWQLNGGRAFDSVCPTVGAVLSGFEPGVWDADYGDVLYSHGDISRGRQLIWELFPAEGDDLTIYLFHYHEVNAKNPGSLLEMYEDFFTILPEYRRCDMDKLVWKKPTFGYIPGHFSVGSRDRTVAFDRLIAIGDAASLQSPLVFTGFGSLVRNLGRLTHLLDTALKHDLLSAKHLNQIRAYQSNISVTWLFSKGMMVPTGRHLPPQRINAMLNTFFGILAAEPKDVAEKFIKDKTDWLTFNKLALKAARINPALLLWIWELAGVKDMLRWLGSYLDFTLGALCGWLLGGWLPNWLAQQQPWLEKSFPSLWLWLLSQSYAFTAGMGRSKLRSFRISAYQNSRRSEQLTMKN